The following are encoded in a window of Gammaproteobacteria bacterium genomic DNA:
- a CDS encoding AAA family ATPase, giving the protein MQKINAMKKFPIGISTLEKIQSGNFYYVDKTAFVEKLASQGQYYFLSRPRRFGKSLIIDTLKQAFLGNNAIFKGLYLEHHWDWETKYPVIHISFASNQTEKDPNILKIKIASLLQQVADSNHVNLHGELYSSQFSNLIADINAKHNKKVVILIDEYDKPILDAITNISLAHEIRDILRSFYSVIKEHDDKIQFAFLTGVSKFAKAGVFSGLNNLNDITYDEQYSTICGYTQKELETTFQAHLIPEDLPKIKAWYNGYYFLGNEGVYNPFSILNYFSKDKRFSNYWFASGTPTFLIELIKQRQFYIPNLEKSEVSEDDLESFEIEELPLLSLLLQTGYLTIKSVKQQGARLLYELSYPNLEVRLSLNDSLARMSVSHETKNSIYSAMNTALTEQHFEKMKDIFTRLFASIPHDWYHNNNIQNYEGFYCAT; this is encoded by the coding sequence ATGCAAAAAATAAATGCTATGAAAAAATTCCCGATTGGAATATCCACCTTGGAGAAGATTCAGTCAGGTAATTTTTATTATGTCGATAAAACTGCTTTTGTTGAAAAATTAGCGAGCCAGGGTCAATACTATTTTCTTTCTCGCCCGCGCCGCTTCGGAAAAAGTCTAATCATTGACACACTAAAACAAGCTTTTCTGGGCAATAATGCAATTTTTAAAGGCTTGTATCTAGAGCATCATTGGGATTGGGAAACAAAATATCCGGTGATTCATATCAGTTTTGCCTCCAATCAGACTGAGAAGGACCCTAATATTTTAAAAATAAAAATAGCCAGTCTTTTGCAACAGGTGGCCGACAGCAATCATGTCAATTTACACGGCGAGCTTTATTCCAGTCAATTTAGTAATTTAATTGCTGATATTAACGCAAAACATAATAAAAAAGTCGTTATTTTAATTGATGAATACGACAAACCTATTTTAGATGCTATTACAAATATTTCTTTAGCCCATGAAATTCGAGATATTTTGCGTAGCTTTTACAGCGTGATTAAAGAGCACGACGATAAAATTCAGTTTGCTTTTTTAACCGGCGTGAGCAAATTTGCGAAAGCAGGTGTTTTCAGTGGTTTAAATAATTTAAATGATATTACTTATGACGAACAATACTCAACAATTTGTGGTTATACTCAGAAAGAATTAGAAACTACTTTTCAAGCCCATCTCATCCCGGAAGATTTACCAAAAATTAAAGCTTGGTACAACGGCTATTATTTTCTTGGCAACGAAGGTGTTTACAACCCATTTAGTATCTTGAATTACTTTTCCAAAGACAAACGCTTCTCGAATTATTGGTTTGCTTCCGGCACACCGACATTCTTGATAGAGCTGATTAAACAACGACAGTTTTACATTCCGAATTTAGAAAAATCTGAAGTATCTGAAGATGACTTAGAGAGTTTTGAAATTGAAGAGTTACCACTGTTGTCATTATTATTACAGACCGGTTATCTCACCATTAAGTCTGTAAAACAACAAGGTGCTCGTTTACTTTATGAGTTAAGCTACCCTAATCTTGAGGTGCGTTTAAGCCTCAACGATAGCCTTGCCAGAATGAGCGTCAGTCACGAAACAAAAAATTCTATTTATTCCGCAATGAATACTGCGCTGACAGAGCAGCATTTTGAAAAAATGAAAGACATTTTTACCCGTCTTTTTGCTTCTATTCCACACGATTGGTATCACAATAATAACATTCAAAACTATGAAGGATTTTACTGCGCGAC